Genomic segment of Rhodococcus sp. W8901:
CAGGTCCGACACCGCCGACGGCGGCAGCACCGTCTCGTACCGTCCCGCCGGCAGGGCGACCGTGCGGGCCGACCAGTCCAGTCGGGTGCCGAGGTCGGCGAGCAGTCGGGGGATCGACACGTCCGTGAAGTCGAGGCTCGAGGTGCCCACCCACGCGCTGGCGTCGCGGCGCTTGCCGTTGATCTCGATCGACCCGGTCGGCTGCATGAAGCGGCGCCGGATCCCGGTCGAGGTTCCCAGCCACGTGGTGTGCACCTGGTGGTGCGCGAACCCGTACAGCCGGTCGGCGCCGTCGAAGCCGTCCGCGAGCCCGGGGACCAGGCCCTCGAACACCCCGACCCCGGTGGTCGCGGGCCCCTCGGCCCAGCCCGGGCCGGGAGGGCCGTCCGCCGTCAGGAGATCCATCGCGTCCTCGGCGGGCTGCGCGGCGCGGGCGGCCGCCTCCGCGGCCCGCACGACCTCGGCGACCGACCCGGCATCGACGGTGGACGACGTCACCGCACCCACCCGGGCGGACGTGCCGTCCCGGACGATCGCGATCGCCGTCCAGGACCGGGACGTCGAGACCCCGTTCGTGGTCATCGAATTGCCGGCCCAGCGCAGCGACGCCTCGCCCGCGTCGGTGACCAGCACCATCGCCTCGTCGACGGTCGAGAGCGCGAGCGCGCGCTCGACGAGTTCCTGCGCCGCGATCACCGCGGAGCCTCCGCTCGTCATCACTGTCCGCCCTCCGTCCGGGTGTTGAGCACGTTGACGCCGCGGAACAGCGCGGACGGGCAGCCGTGGCTCACGGCCGCGACCTGGCCGGGCTGCGCCTTGCCGCAGTTGAAGGCGCCGCCCAGCCGCCACGTCGAGGGCCCGCCGACCGCCTCCATCGATCCCCAGAAGTCGGTGGTGGTGGCCTGGTAGGCGACGTCGCGGAGCTGACCGTCCAACTCGCCGTTGCGGATCCGGAAGAAACGCTGGCCGGTGAACTGGAAGTTGTAGCGCTGCATGTCGATCGACCAGCTCTTGTCCCCGACGACGTAGATGCCGTCCTCGACCCGCGCGATGAGGTCGGCGGTGCCGGT
This window contains:
- a CDS encoding metallopeptidase TldD-related protein, whose amino-acid sequence is MIAAQELVERALALSTVDEAMVLVTDAGEASLRWAGNSMTTNGVSTSRSWTAIAIVRDGTSARVGAVTSSTVDAGSVAEVVRAAEAAARAAQPAEDAMDLLTADGPPGPGWAEGPATTGVGVFEGLVPGLADGFDGADRLYGFAHHQVHTTWLGTSTGIRRRFMQPTGSIEINGKRRDASAWVGTSSLDFTDVSIPRLLADLGTRLDWSARTVALPAGRYETVLPPSAVSDLMIPLMWAMEGRGAQEGHTALSRRGGTRVGERLTDIPLTLFSDPHADRLGYAPFVAATSSSDTLSVFDNGMDAARVDWIRDGVINALAYPRAAAAEFGAPVAVPGDNLLLTGGGDASLDDMVARTERGLLLTTLWYIREVDPATALVTGLTRDGVYLVEDGAVTASVNNFRFNESPLDLLRRTTEVGAAEATLPREWKDWFTRTAMPPMRIPDFHMSSVSQAQ